atttatttcagttgTTGTCCTGGTGCTCCATTACCAGTCAAATAGCTTCCACAGCTCAGTTTTACTTTAATACCAATGTGAGTGAGGAAACCctgacaccaccccccccccccttggtgAACACCTCCCCCAACAAGTCGGCTCAGGAGGCCAGTTAGTAGCTTTTGGTTCTCAATGTGCTTCCACAGCTCAGTTTTACTTTAATACCAATGTGAGTGAGGAATGTTCCTTTGGGAATAAAACCCTGACCACAAAGGAACAACCAAAGGCCCATATTTGGACCCCAATAAGTTCTTAAATGGAAAAATAGGGCAAAGTTAGtcatatagaaatatatattaagCTAAAATTCATGTGCAGAGTAAATGGAGATAAAGTGTTTAAAAGTAAAGTGGAATATTTCTGGTAGCATTGGCATGTTCACACAATGGGAAGAACTTCCTCGGTGCTGTCAGTGTGGGGGGAGCCGCGGCCGCTCTTTCTCCTGCAGAACACCAGCAACAGGAGAGAAGTTTCCTATTCAGTGTCTTAAAAGTTACGCGGTCATGTGGAGAAACACCGCCACTCAGTTGAAGACGACAGATGAAGAGAAGGGAATGTTATTAAAAACATATACGCACTTTAAATACTTCATTCAACATATTCGTTTTCTCTCATCGGTTAAGTACGAAGCAAGGAACATAACGGAATCGGATTTAACGAGTTGTTACCTGTCAGCTTTGAGTGCGTAGcacaccagaaccagaaccagaaccaggaccagAAAGGCAGCAGGAATGAGACCATAAGCCCTTCTGTGAGACTCTGCCAATAGAACAGAAAGTTCAACCCTCCGGATCCCAATCTGACATCTCTTTTAATTCACTTCTTAATGTGGAGCCGCGGTTTCACTGCTTTGACTTTATAATTTGGGTTCTTAAGTTGTTTCTATTGTTCTGTTTAATCACAGTTTAAATGTGACAAAAGTGTGTTTTGTTAGTTAGCTTTGTGCATCAAATCGAGTTGTAGACTAAACAATTCTTATTAAAATTATTAACAGGCAGCATTTGGACTTACTTAAAAAGTCAGAGAGTTATCCTCAAATACTTGAGACTTCTTTATAAAGAGAATACTGAAGTCCAGTTAAGAGTTTCCTAAGTACTCGTTACAGTAAGGAGAGTAAGTGTGAATTGTTACTTTCTGCTTGAATGGAAATGGAAAGTTTAGCTCCTCCTTTCTGTGGATCCTCGGAGTTTACGCTGCAGTTGActgaaaaaacagaacaaaagaaatgaaaacctttACTTGAGGATGCAGAAGATGAAGCAGTCTGCTGCTGATATTAAAGGTCCCATCGTATGCCCATTTTtccacaagttgatatggttccttggggtctcaatgaaatgtttgtaacatattttggtcaaaataccacaagaatcatttcaaacagaacCCTTTATACCCTGTCAAAAACACCTCCCCACAGAAAACCTGTTTTGagtgcctgttcctttaaatgctaatgagaaaagtggaattttcataatatggcCCCTTTAATACTCACAGGTGCAGGTAGCGACTTGGTTCACCTAAGCAGAAAGAATAGATTTGATCATCAATAATGTGCAGATTAAAAGGAGAATCTTTGTGAGAGTGGTTCACAGTGTAGTACCCCATCGGtgcaggttctgctgtagaacATCTGGGGGAAGCACTGGTAGGTGTCAAGGCTCCGGTTGCTGCTCCTCGCCACCTGCTCACTATGCCCGCTGGTAATGGCCATCACGTGGTTCTAAGGTCGACATACAAGCGCAGAGACTCATTGATCGCCCCGGTAGGTAAAGATGGGAGCTCCTGGTCTATCAACCATATAAACAAAGAACAACAATATAAGTGTGGAAGCTTCCACTTACCGTCTGGTTCAACCAGCTGAAGTCACAGTCTTCTCCAGTGAACTGTGGGACACTGTAATGGGTTCTGTCTGCGTCCCGGGTGACGGTGCACTGAAGGTCTGTAGCACTGACAAGCTGCAAGAAGACTGAgagaggacaaaaagaaaaggacgtGAGGACGGCTCCTCGGTAGCTCCCAGGAACTTAGCTAAAGTCTCAACGTTGGCCATCAGCATGTGAATCTAACGGGGTGGTCTGAGCTGGTCCATCACCAGCAATCACTGACTGAGATTTATACCACACCCGACTCATCTTCTTTGATCTCCTCCGTCAGGGCAACGTCCTTTAGCTCTAACTGTCAATCACCCAGACGCATCAAGGGGGTTTTCAAGTAGGCCACTGAGGCGTTGGTTGATTTGGGCGAGCAGCGCGCCACGTATTGATCGAGTCGGTCCGGTTATTAACCGCCGGGCCACTTCttcccactgcccccccccctaatataataataaaaaagtcattgcaggttctgaagcctcgcGCATTTCAACTACAGCGCCACATCTATGGccttatatttgtgccacaatcctgagcgcgtaattgtaagttttgagcacagagaactatgttgtagcaaagaaaaacatcccgtgggcgcagtttactgaggtgccgtctccacaaactggttttctgcgcgcaggcagcggttgctgcgttggctgttggtctccaatcacaacgccagtagaactacctacagcatcgcggaagctcagcgagttgttgaagtttgcagcatttgtgctaaatgccaatggcctggattaaaacacgtgctgttctcatcatttgcttcggtcatgtctgatggtggctagccggacttctaatatcactaaGCGTTGTGATTTCATCAGAATCATAAGCATTAGCGGAGTgccaatgaacacacacacacacacacacacacacacacacacacacacaaacgcacacggaGTCAGCGGCTTTCTCTGCTCCGGACTTGCGTGTCTGAATGAAAACACGCACACTACTCACGCGCTAAGGAGAGGATCCGCCACAGGAGCTTCATGCTGGAGCTCGATCGATGCCTCACAACACGACCGTGGGCGTCCGATCGAGTTGCCACCGTCTGTGCCTGAAGCATCGCGGGTTGCTGCCGGTGAGATGGcgtaggaggagggggaggagcgagGAGGGTGCTGATGCAACTTGGCTGAACTGCGCACTTTTAATATCCTATTAATAACCTTTGCTTTATTATTCCATCACACCCCCCATATAAAGCTAAATCGTGTGTACAACAGAAATACCCCCAAAAGCACATCTGCTTCTTCTATCAGACCCTGTGGCTGCAACCTGGACCCGCCAATCACTTCCTCAAGGAGACACACTGATTGGTTGTTTAACATCACCCCACCACCACGCCATGGTGTGATCTCTacaaggaaaggaggaaatgaaaagtCACCACAACTTCTTTATTCAGAGAACAAAAGAGCACAGAAAAAGGGGAATGTGCACCCCGTCACTTTTTCCATGATAAACTACCAACTCGTGATGTCCTGGGACATCAGCTTCTGGTGGTCCACTCGGTTATCATTGACATCAAACTGAACTGGAACTTTgacatctggggggggggggggggggggggtcaaaaatCCCTGTGGTCCTGTGTTTAGAACCACATGTTGCTCCCTGATGGTTAAATACCAATGTCACCCTGTGAGATGGAGGGTCACTATTGGGTCAACAGACACAGCTCAGATGAAGCCCCCGGTTCAAtgcacactttctctctcactctgaagTAGTTGCAGTCTATCttttggagggggggtcagaggtcagtgcaGCACCACTTCCTTTCCTTCACCATCTCAATGGAGAGCTCTATCTGCTTCTTCCCCGGCCTGGGGGATCGGGTGTCGGGGGACAAGTCCGGGTCCAAGTCTGGCTGACATCGGGCCCCCGGGGCCCCTCCGAATTGCCGGCTTGCGTTCTTGGCCACCGGCTTGGTTCCGTACACCGAGCTGGGCATGGGCCGGGCCCGGAAGGCCCGCCGCTCCTCCTGCGGCCCCAGCCTCTCCAGCTCCGCCAGGATCTTGGCCTcccgcttcctcctctccctctccaagAAGTGGAAAGGCGCCCTGTCGCCGCCCCGCTCGCCGCTCCGAACGAAGCggaagcggcggcggcggctcatCATCTCGTAGAGGGGCAGGTGTATGTGCGCCGGTGCCGGCGACGCCCGGAAGGTCTTCTGGCACTCctggagctcctccagctcgcGCCTCAGCAGCGCgttctccagctccacctgcGAGCGGGTCCGCACCTTGcgccgcttcctctcctcctccctcagcatCATCTGGAAGGGTTTGGGCACGGTGGCCTTGAGGTCGGAGCCGACCCTGGACCCGGTTTGGCGGGACGATCTCCCCCGCGGTTTCGCACTGGCGGCGTTGTTGGGTTGTAACCGGTACTGGTTCCGGGTGGGCGTGTCCTCAGGGCTCAGCAGGAAGTCTCTGGGAGGAGTTTAGAGCAGAGCCCAATGTGACAAACGATCTGGATCGACGTCCCCGAGACTTAAgaacagctccaccaacctggtAAAGGCCCGGTCCTGGACAGGGGTCCTCGGTGGAGTGTCCTGCCCGTGCTCCCCCAggctctctgccccccccaatTCTGACTGGTCGGACCCGCTGGACGAGTCGTGgaggtccagctcctcctgcgaGTAGATCCTCTGGAGTTTACTGgctgggctgctgctgctgctgggggcaGAGGTCACACATCACGACCTTCACATCCACCCTTCAAGTAAAATACACACTCTCACGGGCTTTACATTTGTACTTCTACTACAATATCATAGCTGAAGCGCACAAAAGTGACTCACATGTAGTTATTCTTTCCTTGCATTTTGCCACACAATGAATCTTGTTCTATACAACAGTGTCCCCCTATGCCATTAGGAAGAATTACAGTCTTTGCTTAAATCTGACTTCTACTTAAAGGAAATTGATTAATCAGAGTAACTCCGTTGTTGCCATAGTAACAAAGTGTTTACAAACTTGATATAACATGAGATTAGTTTTAGACTAAGTTCATGGGCTTATTTGTTATCCCCCAAAAAGCCCACAGCGAGCTCATTATTGTGCCAGCGAATTAGAGGAGCGTCACATTGTGACTGACAGGGAGAAACCACTGAATACTACGACGTCTCTAGGTAAGTCTGATGAATCCCACCTGACGGACAGACGGTCCTCTCTGctctgccctcctccccccccttcctcgccctcctccccctcctcctcctcagcaggcCTCTCCTCGCCCTGACCAATGTACATCCTCTCCAGCTCGGCCATGTTCCTCAGGTGGCTGCTCCTCAGTCCCTCCAGCCGGCGGTAGTACTCCCGGTTGGAGAAGTGGACGTGCGGCTCTCTCTGCAGGCCGTAGATCTCCAGCGACAGAGACCTGCGAACGCTGCGGCCTCCTTTCACCTCCTCGCCGGCCTCCTCGCCCACGCCGTTCTCCTGAGGGGTGTTCAGCCATCAGTAAAGGGACTCGCTGCTGCTTCATCGTGGTTTCATCGTCCCAAAGTGCCTCATATGGTTTCCGTGGAACATTTTGGATCTGCTTCCACCTTTTGAATTCTGTTCCATACTTTTAACTATATTTATGCCTTTATTTTCAAGGAATGCACCAAACACCAAAACCAAAAGTCTTGTTTGTAAAAACCTACTCGGCAAAAAACTGGGGTTTGTAAACAGTATGAAAGTgttaatgaaattaaattattttcaaataaaccgTTAAATAGTTCACTAAAATGTCTACTTTTTCATCTGACAgtggaaataaatacaaaaagtaaaaagcatGCACTAAATAGAGTTCATGCAACAGCTGAGGTTGCAGTCGAAAGCCAAAGAGCTCAAAGGAACTCAGCGTGGGAATCCTCGTCTTCATGCAATCAACATCGTACGATGTCAAACATGAAAGGGGTCCAAACAGTAAATATGAATACGTCACATCTGTCACAAGAAGTGCACCTTAAACCACTATAACAGCTTTGTACGTCTGCAAATAAACACGATGCTTACCTCCTCTGGAGGAGAGTCCTGTTCTCCTTCCCCCCCGTACGGAGACATGGAGTCCTTGTTGCGCACGGAGGTCCAGCGCTGCATCTTACTCTGCATAAAGAAGCATCCTCCGTCTCCTCGGTCTGAACAAGGAGTTAAGAGGAGGCTAACGGAGATtagccccccacacacagacacacagtctgAGAGCTTTATCCTCTTACTATGGGGAGCAGTCGTGCTCTTATAAgactcctccagatggtccagaTGGACCGCTAGCTTTTAACTTGAAGACCTCACCCAAAGGCAGGTAGACGCTCCCAAGCTGATTTACAGATTAACTTTCTTAAATGCAGGACGAGGGACGATGCGACGCCTCCTGCTCCTGTTGCACTTTGtaaaagagaagaaggaggttATGCAGGAGCGAAGGTGGAGAAGTGAAAAGACAACAGGAGGGTAAAGTGTCTGAGATGATGAGCATGTGGGACAGTCAGGGTGAGACAGTTGGGGTGAGACAGTTGGGGTGGGACAGTCTGGGTGGGACAGTCGGGGTGGGACAGTCGGGGTGAGACAGTCGGGGTGAGACAGTCGGGGTGGGGCAGTCGGGGTGAGGCAGTCGGGGGGGACAGTCGGGGTGGGACAGTCGGGGTGAGACACTCGGGGTGAGACACTCGGGTCAGGACAACAGGTTTTAAATcaacacatcaaaggatttatTCATATTGGTTAGATGTGATGCACGTGCAACACCTCTACGCTCAAATGCAATAAATATTACAATCAATA
This portion of the Gasterosteus aculeatus chromosome 6, fGasAcu3.hap1.1, whole genome shotgun sequence genome encodes:
- the LOC120820186 gene encoding protein FAM161A isoform X2, coding for MQSKMQRWTSVRNKDSMSPYGGEGEQDSPPEEENGVGEEAGEEVKGGRSVRRSLSLEIYGLQREPHVHFSNREYYRRLEGLRSSHLRNMAELERMYIGQGEERPAEEEEGEEGEEGGGGGQSREDRLSVSSSPASKLQRIYSQEELDLHDSSSGSDQSELGGAESLGEHGQDTPPRTPVQDRAFTRDFLLSPEDTPTRNQYRLQPNNAASAKPRGRSSRQTGSRVGSDLKATVPKPFQMMLREEERKRRKVRTRSQVELENALLRRELEELQECQKTFRASPAPAHIHLPLYEMMSRRRRFRFVRSGERGGDRAPFHFLERERRKREAKILAELERLGPQEERRAFRARPMPSSVYGTKPVAKNASRQFGGAPGARCQPDLDPDLSPDTRSPRPGKKQIELSIEMVKERKWCCTDL
- the LOC120820186 gene encoding protein FAM161A isoform X3 gives rise to the protein MQSKMQRWTSVRNKDSMSPYGGEGEQDSPPEEENGVGEEAGEEVKGGRSVRRSLSLEIYGLQREPHVHFSNREYYRRLEGLRSSHLRNMAELERMYIGQGEERPAEEEEGEEGEEGGGGGQSREDRLSVSSSSSPASKLQRIYSQEELDLHDSSSGSDQSELGGAESLGEHGQDTPPRTPVQDRAFTRDFLLSPEDTPTRNQYRLQPNNAASAKPRGRSSRQTGSRVGSDLKATVPKPFQMMLREEERKRRKVRTRSQVELENALLRRELEELQECQKTFRASPAPAHIHLPLYEMMSRRRRFRFVRSGERGGDRAPFHFLERERRKREAKILAELERLGPQEERRAFRARPMPSSVYGTKPVAKNASRQFGGAPGARCQPDLDPDLSPDTRSPRPGKKQIELSIEMVKERKWCCTDL
- the LOC120820186 gene encoding protein FAM161A isoform X1, whose protein sequence is MQSKMQRWTSVRNKDSMSPYGGEGEQDSPPEEENGVGEEAGEEVKGGRSVRRSLSLEIYGLQREPHVHFSNREYYRRLEGLRSSHLRNMAELERMYIGQGEERPAEEEEGEEGEEGGGGGQSREDRLSVSSSSPASKLQRIYSQEELDLHDSSSGSDQSELGGAESLGEHGQDTPPRTPVQDRAFTRDFLLSPEDTPTRNQYRLQPNNAASAKPRGRSSRQTGSRVGSDLKATVPKPFQMMLREEERKRRKVRTRSQVELENALLRRELEELQECQKTFRASPAPAHIHLPLYEMMSRRRRFRFVRSGERGGDRAPFHFLERERRKREAKILAELERLGPQEERRAFRARPMPSSVYGTKPVAKNASRQFGGAPGARCQPDLDPDLSPDTRSPRPGKKQIELSIEMVKERKWCCTDL
- the LOC144409412 gene encoding uncharacterized protein LOC144409412, with product MLQAQTVATRSDAHGRVVRHRSSSSMKLLWRILSLALFLQLVSATDLQCTVTRDADRTHYSVPQFTGEDCDFSWLNQTNHVMAITSGHSEQVARSSNRSLDTYQCFPQMFYSRTCTDGVNQVATCTFNCSVNSEDPQKGGAKLSISIQAEKSHRRAYGLIPAAFLVLVLVLVLVCYALKADRRKSGRGSPHTDSTEEVLPIV